A single Dreissena polymorpha isolate Duluth1 chromosome 14, UMN_Dpol_1.0, whole genome shotgun sequence DNA region contains:
- the LOC127858779 gene encoding mucin-2-like, translating into MRILIRLLLVCFIDNGVVALECFSCPSALKADSCSTRQLCAQGEICMLRLGQHGQTKDLYWETMCYDKKTCLDEISTNGMIVSGGRKRFSDSKFIGGVCIMQCCDEPLCNRGCNETVMQETWPPTSNYPTTASNPSTIQLIVPTTPANPVTTTTVNVIIPTKPSVTNPPTTPLAPTKPPTLTPTISPSTLETATPTTQTPAYSPSTLQTGTPTTQASTFSPSTLETATPSTQTPTFSLSTLETGTPTTIVTTVTTLVHNTSHSSTDGTTQTLSTQTHHSTNQQTTGTTSPTTTTSTTKTTTTTSTPPSATTTSPTISTTILASTSTTVIPATTTITSAATTTKGTTTQPFTASTTKTTVTPPMLSTTVQHVYMNLTCPRGLESFDTSCYAFVKHEMPFDQAVDYCMQRGAYLVQMNSQSENAFLVEHLKHTHEGPVVYWLGISDFQREGHWQYVGTSEEATFTDWAPNEPDDKHNLDGDTDTADCAVLSPNLNWKWQDSGCSIYEVGSTICELRNPSLP; encoded by the exons ATGCGGATATTAATACGCCTGCTATTAGTATGTTTCATCGATAATG GAGTTGTTGCCCTCGAATGCTTCAGCTGCCCGTCTGCACTCAAGGCCGACTCCTGTTCAACAAGACAACTATGCGCACAAGGAGAG ATTTGTATGTTGCGTCTAGGGCAACACGGCCAGACAAAAGATTTGTATTGGGAAACCATGTGCTATGATAAAAAG ACATGTCTGGACGAGATATCTACAAACGGGATGATCGTATCAGGAGGAAGGAAACGCTTTTCAGACTCGAAGTTTATCG GTGGCGTTTGTATAATGCAATGCTGCGACGAACCTCTATGCAATCGAGGATGCAATGAAACAGTAATGCAGGAGACGTGGCCTCCTACGTCAAACTATCCTACAACTGCGTCCAATCCATCTACAATTCAGCTGATAGTGCCAACAACCCCCGCCAACCCAGTTACCACGACAACCGTCAACGTCATCATACCAACTAAGCCAAGCGTAACCAACCCCCCTACTACGCCATTAGCACCTACAAAGCCACCGACTCTCACGCCGACCATCTCACCGTCTACCCTTGAAACAGCGACACCTACAACACAGACACCGGCCTATTCACCGTCTACCCTTCAAACAGGGACGCCCACAACACAGGCATCGACCTTCTCACCGTCTACCCTTGAAACAGCGACACCCTCAACACAGACACCGACTTTCTCACTGTCTACCCTCGAAACAGGGACGCCCACAACTATAGTAACCACGGTTACGACCTTGGTCCATAACACTTCGCACAGTTCTACTGATGGAACAACGCAAACGTTGTCAACACAAACTCACCA CTCAACCAATCAACAGACCACTGGAACCACGTCGCCAactacaacaacatcaacaacgaAGACAACGACCACaacatcaacaccaccatcagcaacaacaacatcaccAACAATATCAACAACTATACTAGCATCAACATCAACAACAGTAATaccagcaacaacaacaataacatcagCAGCGACAACAACCAAAGGCACAACAACACAGCCGTTTACCGCATCTACCACGAAAACAACCGTAACACCACCGATGCTATCAACCACGGTGCAACACGTGTACATGAATCTTA CATGTCCGCGAGGTCTCGAGTCATTCGATACGTCTTGTTACGCGTTTGTGAAGCATGAAATGCCATTTGACCAAGCTGTG GACTATTGCATGCAGAGGGGCGCCTATTTGGTTCAAATGAATTCTCAGTCAGAAAATGCGTTCCTTGTCGAACATCTGAAACATACCCATGAAG GACCTGTTGTATACTGGCTGGGCATATCAGACTTCCAGAGGGAGGGCCATTGGCAGTACGTTGGGACATCAGAGGAGGCAACGTTCACAGACTGGGCCCCAAATGAGCCTGATGACAAACACAATCTCGATGGAGACA CGGACACGGCTGATTGTGCCGTGCTTTCCCCGAATCTTAACTGGAAATGGCAGGATTCTGGCTGTTCTATATATGAGGTGGGGTCAACAATATGCGAACTGAG aaacccATCTCTTCCTTAG